One genomic region from Spirulina subsalsa PCC 9445 encodes:
- a CDS encoding filamentous hemagglutinin N-terminal domain-containing protein produces MFKNALVVSSGFVLGLLNFNASLQAQIAEDTTLPNNTVVNHAGFTWTITQGTTIGNNLFHSFQAFSVPLFNTAQFQHNPAINNVIARVTGGLPSEINGFIQAAPTNPNFNLFLLNPNGIIFGANASLNFNGSFTAATGTGIVFSDGIVFPATGDNPPLTMSVPVGIQRGTNPGSIQLQGANLIPSPGNNLSFVGGDIILSDTLNFGIPQSSNISVERGNVTLDGRNIILTGGSTVGVPPTFDQPGGRLTVRASESVQISGNSPLSTNIRSGFYAQNLGGIADGGNINISTPLLVLENGGVILTSTVGAGNAGNTVINAGNVVLRGVVGDRPSGIYSESGLGATGNAGNITVNGGNLLVENGARISTSTDVNSLGKAGTINLNGNLVEVRGSQNGVPSLITSQTLGNSDAGNLNVVAHQMRILEGGQVLAKSEQQGKAGNIDLRVGVLELNQNALLSVETDIAQGGNLIIRNSQLLTLANNSKISASTQRGQGGNIEVLNGNRINLGGNSEIIAQSIGIGRAGDVTLQGQVLNITNKAQVSVSNTGTGNAGNLGISASEINLNQGKLSAETRQGAGGNVVLGNVRSLFLENQSQISTSTVNGQGGNIGIRAAEQISLGGNSLISSNATGTGNAGNIDLFTPQLNLQRNAQVGVSNTGTGNAGNLGISANNLNLTNSTLKAETIRGSGGNITLQNLQNLNLNNSQISASTVDGQSGNITATPRQQTTLDKNSRILAQATGTGNAGNIQLQTGTLTIQNNSEISIRTDGIGNSGNLDIQARSILLNNQGKLNASTAAGNGGNINLTVAESIILRFNSDITAEAGGFGTGGNITFDVGGFILAFLSENSDIVASAFQGRGGNITGRARGIFGFRQFQGRRTPESDFTATSELGIDGIVNIDILDKLSLDNLPREFITAELATGCAALESENPVSLYNIGSGGFPNFPTAPLSNTNIWQDLNLPHPPLIEAQTWRTNAQGDIELVAEIAPGHLLVPCRPEP; encoded by the coding sequence ATGTTTAAAAATGCGCTGGTTGTATCAAGTGGGTTTGTCCTCGGTTTGCTCAATTTTAATGCTTCCCTACAAGCTCAAATTGCTGAAGATACAACCCTACCTAATAATACGGTTGTGAATCATGCAGGATTTACTTGGACAATTACCCAAGGAACAACGATAGGGAATAACCTATTCCACAGTTTTCAAGCATTTTCTGTTCCCCTTTTCAATACTGCCCAATTTCAGCATAATCCGGCTATTAATAACGTCATTGCCCGAGTAACGGGAGGATTGCCGTCAGAGATTAATGGTTTTATTCAAGCTGCACCCACTAACCCTAATTTTAACTTATTTTTGCTCAATCCCAACGGTATTATTTTTGGAGCTAATGCTAGTTTAAATTTTAACGGTTCGTTTACGGCAGCTACGGGAACAGGGATAGTTTTTAGTGATGGGATTGTTTTTCCCGCAACAGGCGATAATCCTCCTTTAACGATGAGTGTTCCTGTAGGAATCCAACGGGGGACTAATCCCGGTTCAATTCAACTGCAAGGGGCAAATTTAATCCCAAGTCCGGGCAATAACTTGTCTTTCGTGGGTGGAGATATTATCCTTTCCGATACGTTGAATTTTGGTATTCCTCAGTCTTCTAATATTTCTGTAGAGCGGGGAAATGTAACCTTAGATGGTCGCAATATTATTTTAACTGGGGGTTCTACTGTCGGTGTTCCTCCTACGTTTGATCAACCGGGGGGAAGGTTAACGGTCAGGGCTTCTGAATCGGTGCAAATTTCGGGAAATTCGCCATTATCTACGAATATTAGGAGTGGGTTTTATGCTCAAAATTTAGGGGGAATTGCCGATGGGGGGAATATCAATATTTCAACCCCGCTTTTAGTCCTAGAAAATGGGGGAGTGATTTTAACTTCTACAGTGGGAGCAGGTAATGCAGGAAATACGGTTATTAATGCAGGAAATGTCGTTTTAAGGGGTGTTGTGGGAGATCGCCCGAGTGGGATTTATTCAGAATCAGGGTTAGGTGCAACGGGAAACGCGGGGAATATTACGGTGAATGGGGGGAATCTTTTGGTGGAAAATGGGGCTAGAATTTCCACGTCAACGGATGTTAATAGTTTGGGAAAAGCTGGAACAATTAATCTCAATGGGAATTTAGTTGAAGTTCGAGGATCTCAGAATGGAGTTCCTAGTTTAATTACAAGCCAAACTTTGGGCAATTCAGACGCAGGAAATTTAAATGTTGTCGCCCATCAAATGCGAATTTTAGAGGGGGGGCAAGTTTTAGCGAAAAGTGAACAACAGGGCAAGGCGGGCAATATTGATTTAAGGGTGGGGGTTCTGGAATTAAATCAAAATGCCCTACTTTCGGTTGAAACAGATATAGCACAAGGGGGCAATCTTATCATCAGAAATTCACAATTATTAACCCTTGCTAATAATAGTAAAATTTCGGCTTCTACTCAAAGGGGACAAGGGGGAAATATTGAAGTTTTAAACGGGAATCGGATTAATTTAGGGGGCAATAGTGAAATTATTGCCCAGTCTATAGGGATTGGTCGCGCTGGAGATGTGACGCTACAGGGGCAGGTTTTAAATATTACGAATAAGGCTCAAGTTAGTGTGAGTAATACCGGAACCGGGAACGCGGGGAACTTAGGGATTAGTGCCAGTGAGATTAACTTAAATCAAGGGAAATTAAGCGCAGAAACCAGACAGGGCGCGGGGGGGAATGTAGTATTGGGAAATGTGCGATCGCTTTTTCTAGAAAATCAAAGCCAAATCAGCACCAGCACCGTTAACGGACAGGGGGGAAATATTGGCATTCGTGCCGCCGAACAGATAAGTTTAGGGGGAAATAGCCTCATCTCCAGTAACGCCACCGGAACCGGGAATGCGGGCAATATAGACCTATTCACCCCACAATTGAACCTACAGAGGAACGCTCAAGTTGGTGTGAGTAATACTGGAACCGGAAACGCCGGGAACTTAGGGATTAGTGCCAACAACCTCAACCTAACCAACAGCACCCTTAAAGCCGAAACCATCCGAGGCAGTGGCGGCAACATCACCCTGCAAAACCTGCAAAACCTCAACCTCAACAACAGCCAAATCTCCGCCTCCACCGTTGACGGACAAAGCGGCAACATCACCGCCACCCCCCGCCAACAAACCACCCTCGACAAAAACAGCCGCATCCTCGCCCAAGCCACAGGCACAGGCAACGCCGGAAACATCCAACTGCAAACCGGAACCCTAACCATCCAAAACAACTCCGAAATCTCCATCAGAACCGACGGAATAGGCAACTCCGGCAACCTAGACATTCAAGCCCGTTCCATCCTCCTCAACAATCAAGGCAAACTCAACGCCAGCACCGCCGCAGGCAACGGCGGCAACATCAACCTCACCGTCGCCGAATCCATCATCCTCCGCTTCAACAGCGACATCACCGCCGAAGCCGGAGGATTCGGTACAGGCGGTAACATTACCTTCGACGTTGGCGGCTTCATCCTCGCCTTCCTCTCCGAAAACAGCGATATCGTCGCCAGCGCCTTCCAAGGACGGGGCGGCAACATTACCGGACGCGCCCGGGGCATCTTCGGCTTCCGGCAATTCCAAGGCCGTCGCACCCCCGAAAGTGACTTTACCGCCACCTCCGAACTCGGCATAGACGGCATCGTTAACATCGACATCCTCGACAAACTCAGCCTCGACAACCTACCCCGGGAATTCATCACCGCCGAACTCGCCACCGGATGCGCCGCCCTCGAATCCGAAAACCCCGTTTCCCTCTATAACATCGGTTCCGGTGGCTTCCCCAACTTCCCCACCGCCCCCCTCAGCAACACCAACATCTGGCAAGACCTCAACCTCCCCCATCCCCCCCTCATCGAAGCCCAAACTTGGCGCACCAACGCCCAGGGGGACATTGAATTAGTCGCCGAAATCGCCCCCGGTCATCTCCTCGTCCCCTGCCGCCCAGAACCGTAG
- a CDS encoding ShlB/FhaC/HecB family hemolysin secretion/activation protein, translating to MMSPNLAQPIYHQNMRKIAQFCGIPALILLSWGGILNPLFLNPLAAQNLPNPNPNFPPPDPPSPLPPPEELLTPPSPPTPLRETLPPDRITVTRYEVRGSTVFSEEQLQAITAPFTGEGVTFDQLVAARSAVEQLYLEHQYLTSGAYLPLQTIQGGVVIIQVVEGRIAEIEMQGLNRLPEQYIRRRLPNAQRVPLHLPSLEEEIQLLQQNPLIAGISANLIEGENPGENVLDVTVQEASPWQVQVGVTNDRVPTVGTVEGYGMISWGNVGGWGDRLGGSYRRSEGSEGWEVSYALPLNAQEGTLGLRYNLTNSRIIDPVFEILQISSRSRYWELTVNQPVVRSLREEFTLGFSLSHQVNETFLQDIPFPLSVGADSRGVTRVSVLGFSQTWLRRSEKSAIALRSQFNWGVNLLDPTRNNTPPDGRFFTWLGRLQWVHRLTPDTTLILRGTYQWADRPLLGVQQLSVGGRNTVRGYRQDLSLGDHGFYSTLELQFPLARLPEDRGTLYLTPFLDYGRTWRQGAESVNTLAGLGTGMIWQIGDSFQARLDWGVPVLNASSSVGTWQEQGLHFSLQLSY from the coding sequence ATGATGTCACCGAACCTAGCTCAACCCATCTACCACCAAAATATGAGAAAAATTGCTCAATTTTGCGGCATTCCAGCCTTAATTCTCCTCAGTTGGGGCGGGATCTTAAATCCCCTATTTTTAAACCCCCTTGCGGCTCAAAATCTACCCAATCCTAACCCAAATTTCCCCCCTCCAGATCCCCCCTCTCCTCTCCCTCCCCCGGAAGAATTGCTCACTCCCCCCTCTCCCCCCACTCCTCTGAGGGAGACGCTTCCCCCCGATAGGATAACGGTAACGCGGTATGAGGTGCGAGGGAGTACCGTGTTTAGTGAGGAACAGTTACAGGCCATTACAGCGCCTTTTACGGGGGAAGGGGTGACATTTGATCAGCTAGTGGCTGCCCGTTCTGCGGTGGAACAATTGTATTTAGAGCATCAGTATTTAACCTCTGGGGCCTATCTACCCCTACAAACCATTCAAGGGGGGGTGGTGATTATTCAGGTGGTGGAGGGACGGATTGCAGAGATTGAGATGCAGGGGTTAAATCGTCTCCCAGAACAGTATATCCGCCGACGTTTACCGAATGCCCAGAGGGTTCCTTTACATCTGCCCAGTTTGGAGGAGGAGATTCAACTGTTGCAACAAAATCCTTTGATTGCGGGAATCTCTGCCAACTTGATTGAGGGGGAAAATCCGGGGGAAAATGTGCTAGATGTGACAGTACAAGAGGCATCCCCGTGGCAGGTGCAAGTGGGGGTGACAAATGATCGGGTGCCGACGGTGGGAACGGTGGAAGGGTATGGAATGATCAGTTGGGGGAATGTTGGGGGATGGGGAGATCGTTTGGGGGGGAGTTATCGCAGGAGTGAGGGGAGTGAGGGGTGGGAGGTAAGTTATGCGCTGCCGTTGAATGCTCAGGAGGGGACGCTGGGATTGCGTTACAATCTCACGAATAGTCGGATTATTGACCCGGTGTTTGAGATTTTACAGATTAGTTCTCGTTCTCGTTATTGGGAATTGACGGTGAATCAGCCTGTGGTGCGATCGCTCCGAGAAGAGTTTACCCTAGGATTTAGTCTATCCCATCAGGTCAATGAGACGTTTTTACAGGATATTCCTTTCCCCCTCAGTGTGGGGGCCGATAGTCGGGGGGTGACTCGTGTTTCTGTGTTGGGTTTTAGTCAAACTTGGTTGAGACGTTCAGAAAAAAGTGCGATCGCCCTCCGTTCCCAATTTAACTGGGGAGTCAATCTTTTAGACCCCACTCGCAATAATACCCCCCCCGATGGTCGGTTTTTCACTTGGCTTGGTCGATTACAATGGGTTCATCGTCTAACCCCCGATACTACCCTAATCCTACGGGGAACCTACCAATGGGCGGATCGTCCCCTCCTTGGGGTACAACAGTTAAGTGTGGGAGGTCGAAACACGGTGCGAGGATACCGTCAAGACTTGAGCCTTGGGGATCACGGGTTTTATAGCACGTTAGAACTACAGTTTCCCCTAGCCCGTCTCCCAGAAGACAGGGGAACTCTTTACCTAACCCCCTTTTTGGACTATGGCCGAACTTGGAGACAGGGGGCCGAGTCGGTGAACACCTTGGCCGGACTGGGAACCGGGATGATCTGGCAAATCGGCGACTCATTTCAAGCGCGCTTAGATTGGGGGGTGCCGGTGTTGAATGCTTCCTCTTCCGTTGGGACATGGCAAGAACAAGGGTTACATTTTTCCCTACAATTGTCCTATTAA
- a CDS encoding tetratricopeptide repeat protein translates to MYRYCLSLLLGFSLATLPGSVLAQRVDAQRIEQLFEQGNAAQDAGDYNGAESIWRRLLRIDPENGAAYNNLGNTLQAQGKLEEAIAAYQRAIELEPTAIRYYNLGNAFYEQGELDEAIAAYQEAIRLDPEYVYSYNNLGNALSDQGDLEGAIAVYQQAIQVAPDDPLAYSNLGVILGEQGRREEAIAAFRQALQLDTPPNGVTHNGLGIALAEQGDLEGAMRAYREALRIEPNPIYYRNLGMVLVEMEQWEAAIAAYRQALNLDPNYYPAYNSLGLAYTDLGQYEDAIAAYQKALELNPEYHWSHYNLGVVLSLMGRYTESIQAYQRTLELDPTYAPAYYSLGIDLGQEGNYNEAIEQLRQAIVYDPSFTDAYIWLSIWYQRAGDLEQAQSMIQQALNLEPQSTWAYASLGDLLLEQGNASEAIARYRQALGLPDRPGVGTTAHAHAHNGLGSALKVQGNLEQAIAEFRQALALDPDYTTAQENLRTTQQLLQRNRE, encoded by the coding sequence ATGTACCGTTATTGTCTTTCTCTCCTTCTCGGTTTTTCGTTAGCCACCCTTCCGGGGAGCGTTCTCGCTCAAAGGGTGGATGCTCAAAGAATTGAGCAGTTGTTTGAACAAGGAAATGCGGCTCAGGACGCAGGAGATTATAATGGGGCGGAGTCGATTTGGCGCAGGTTGTTGCGCATTGATCCCGAAAATGGGGCGGCTTATAATAATCTGGGCAATACCCTACAAGCCCAAGGGAAGCTAGAGGAAGCCATTGCCGCCTATCAACGCGCCATTGAACTCGAACCGACGGCCATTCGTTACTATAATCTGGGGAATGCCTTCTATGAGCAAGGAGAGTTAGACGAGGCGATCGCGGCTTATCAAGAAGCCATTCGTCTGGATCCTGAATATGTCTACAGTTACAACAATTTGGGCAATGCTCTAAGTGATCAAGGAGATTTAGAGGGAGCTATTGCTGTCTATCAACAAGCCATTCAAGTAGCCCCCGATGATCCCCTAGCCTATAGTAATTTGGGGGTGATTCTGGGGGAACAGGGACGCAGGGAGGAGGCGATCGCGGCCTTTCGCCAAGCCCTCCAACTAGACACCCCCCCCAATGGTGTCACCCACAATGGCTTAGGCATTGCTTTAGCCGAACAAGGGGACTTAGAAGGGGCAATGAGAGCCTATCGGGAAGCGTTGCGCATTGAACCCAATCCCATCTATTATCGCAATTTGGGCATGGTTTTAGTCGAGATGGAACAATGGGAGGCGGCCATTGCAGCCTACCGACAAGCCCTCAATTTAGACCCCAATTATTACCCCGCCTATAATAGTCTGGGCTTGGCTTATACCGACTTGGGGCAATATGAAGACGCGATCGCCGCCTACCAAAAAGCCCTAGAATTAAACCCCGAATACCATTGGTCCCACTACAATCTCGGCGTTGTCTTAAGTCTCATGGGGCGTTATACAGAATCCATCCAAGCCTATCAACGCACCCTAGAACTTGATCCCACCTATGCCCCCGCTTACTACAGTTTAGGCATTGATTTAGGGCAGGAAGGCAACTATAACGAAGCCATTGAGCAACTCCGTCAGGCCATTGTTTATGATCCCAGCTTCACCGATGCCTATATTTGGCTTAGTATCTGGTATCAACGGGCGGGGGATTTAGAACAAGCCCAAAGCATGATTCAACAAGCCCTTAATTTAGAACCCCAATCTACTTGGGCCTATGCGAGTTTAGGGGATTTATTATTAGAACAGGGAAATGCTAGTGAGGCGATCGCCCGTTACCGCCAAGCCCTTGGTTTACCCGATCGCCCCGGTGTGGGAACCACAGCCCACGCTCACGCCCACAATGGCCTGGGCAGTGCCTTAAAAGTCCAAGGCAATCTAGAGCAGGCGATCGCAGAATTTCGTCAAGCCCTCGCCCTCGATCCCGATTACACCACCGCCCAAGAAAATCTACGCACCACTCAACAACTGTTACAACGGAATAGGGAGTAG